Proteins from one Procambarus clarkii isolate CNS0578487 chromosome 8, FALCON_Pclarkii_2.0, whole genome shotgun sequence genomic window:
- the LOC138359474 gene encoding sex-determining region Y protein-like, with amino-acid sequence MARHSTEWPDIPQNGQSFHRMARHSTEWPDIPQNGQTFHRMARHSTEWPDIPQNGQTFHRMASHSTEWPDIPQNGQTFHRMARHSTEWPVIPQNGQTFHRMAKHSTEWPDIPQNGQTFHRMARHFTEWPDIPQNGQTFHRMARHFTEWPDIPQNGQTFHRMAKHSREWPDIPENGQTFQRMARHSREWPDIPKNDQTP; translated from the coding sequence ATGGCCAGACATTCCACAGAATGGCCAGACATTCCACAGAATGGCCAGTCATTCCACAGAATGGCCAGACATTCCACAGAATGGCCAGACATTCCACAGAATGGCCAGACATTCCACAGAATGGCCAGACATTCCACAGAATGGCCAGACATTCCACAGAATGGCCAGACATTCCACAGAATGGCCAGTCATTCCACAGAATGGCCAGACATTCCACAGAATGGCCAGACATTCCACAGAATGGCCAGACATTCCACAGAATGGCCAGTCATTCCACAGAATGGCCAGACATTCCACAGAATGGCCAAACATTCCACAGAATGGCCAGACATTCCACAGAATGGCCAGACATTCCACAGAATGGCCAGACATTTCACAGAATGGCCAGACATTCCACAGAATGGCCAGACATTCCACAGAATGGCCAGACATTTCACAGAATGGCCAGACATTCCACAGAATGGCCAGACATTCCACAGAATGGCCAAACATTCCAGAGAATGGCCAGACATTCCAGAGAATGGCCAGACATTCCAGAGAATGGCCAGACATTCCAGAGAATGGCCAGACATTCCAAAGAATGACCAGACACCATAA